In a genomic window of Anaeromicrobium sediminis:
- a CDS encoding MBL fold metallo-hydrolase, producing MKITTLIENTLKKDSNLINEHGLSILIEVDNKKILFDTGASASFINNAKDLNIKLNDIDHILLSHGHYDHCGGLKSLLDEYNPDCTLNVHKDFFKVCDKNYLNDENNVFSNDTSEKYRYVGIDFDENYINKKSTKTFLIDEDIYKLSDSVYVFSNFEKSINYEKTNENMKIKIGEEYVTDKFSEEIALGIDTPKGLLIIVGCSHVGILNTLTTIEKRTGKKIYGVIGGTHLVEAHEDRILKTIDYIKEKNVDLIGFSHCTGEKGVEMFKNEFHDFFINSTGTIIEI from the coding sequence TTGAAAATAACTACACTTATAGAAAATACTCTAAAAAAGGATTCTAATTTAATCAACGAACATGGTCTATCTATTTTAATTGAAGTGGATAATAAAAAGATTTTATTTGATACGGGTGCTTCTGCTTCTTTCATAAATAATGCCAAAGACCTAAATATCAAATTAAATGACATTGACCATATATTGCTTAGTCATGGTCACTATGACCATTGTGGTGGCCTTAAGAGTTTACTTGATGAATATAACCCAGATTGCACTCTAAATGTCCATAAGGATTTTTTCAAAGTATGTGATAAAAACTATTTAAATGATGAAAATAACGTGTTTAGTAATGATACATCTGAAAAGTACAGATATGTAGGAATAGATTTTGACGAAAATTACATAAATAAAAAAAGCACAAAAACCTTTTTAATTGATGAAGATATATATAAACTTTCTGATTCAGTATACGTTTTCTCTAATTTTGAAAAAAGTATAAACTATGAAAAAACAAATGAAAACATGAAAATAAAAATTGGGGAAGAATATGTTACAGACAAGTTCAGTGAAGAAATTGCCCTAGGTATAGATACACCTAAGGGATTGTTAATAATAGTAGGTTGTTCCCATGTGGGAATATTAAACACCCTAACTACTATAGAAAAACGTACTGGTAAAAAAATATATGGGGTAATAGGTGGAACTCATTTAGTCGAAGCTCATGAAGATAGAATTTTAAAGACTATAGATTATATAAAAGAAAAGAATGTGGATTTAATAGGCTTTTCCCATTGTACTGGAGAAAAAGGTGTTGAAATGTTTAAAAATGAATTTCATGACTTCTTTATAAATAGTACAGGTACTATTATAGAAATCTAA
- a CDS encoding nucleotidyl transferase family protein translates to MDRNLFDNLYNFISYRLLSKSFLKDNYDKKNIFKEYIQTKEFKDKLKTLSDNNAFSCTAVLSLLEDLLNSLSPKPPDDWLKYIYEYTLHKSFPHGVKIELHEELDFPCYIYLQTLRIVCQLQKISNDNTWQSKYPLNFLSRREIASLEDPTEYKTFVKSFNNNYVYELMKLNSEVLGHSLIDHVCGVHYLAMYISRQIKESGMNIDLGRVSGSTIGHDIGKLGCIDEEKKKAAYLHYYYTDLWFNNNNLEYIRNIAANHSVWDLELENLSIESLILIYCDFRVKSINRKMHIVSINDAFSVILNKLDNVDTKKKLRYKRVYNKLKDFEDFLIDKHVSVNLEDPPLAMKNEKKLYSLMNGNDVIDNLKYLSINYNIDLMHTLRTESSLDLILKSARSETLGTNLRKYLRVFEEYSTYLTQNQKKIALTFLYELLTHHEDDIRKQSANIIGKLIGIFDNDYRKDIPSKFPPMRGDLTSKEILEKYVHMFLHPDYKIIPNHKRWIRELFGVMIKSFFENSKSTEALNIHIVDYISVLIKEYKNPTEDILLYLIDGIISIPLSEHSPYYGNIMDFVLNMSIHNIYNVRVNALNSLLNLIDSIPITPFYKKKIMDIITKLNSNDDSLIEYYLSQKIESKITPNCEKCHVVLTNNQISTLTLSNLKSATDPVVKRVQIDILLNHVLKDNDNGKLRTAMHFCNILKVSSYNRVRIQAGESLLKIISYLSPENRNEIAIELFSALELAEYQFSKSVADYLGKIILTLRPNELDEFIKTISTKIRISNENITSLHLNAISIGIANYTKYVTEFKESNKIHDTRLKNMLSILLISLSNYNTNVKQVALEVIGKNIFGSKDMTLEEKNNIFKLINKKLLTLIDTDEGNILLSLSNTASLNHIYKFMCEYIFVNDEFHVDIPTKVAFFPGTFDPFSVSHKEIATNVRDLGFEVYLGIDEFSWSKRTLPHKLRKNIVSMSIAGELGIYIYPEDYPVNIGNSHNLMSLKNNFRNSDVSIVVGSDVILNASAYKNKTKGFSINNFNHIVFDRNQILAIKKQELEFKKASQNIDGTIHIIGLSTPFEEVSSTQIRTNIDKNRDISTLIDPLAQNYIYKNGFYRSEPQYKSPAGELTYDIQVIKDFSKELIDELCSLFEDDYKRCRINLIKALRKPSARVVTLRLINDNYSLLGFSVHHLCRIHALYNDLNNPRVSEYIREKASGKIALIDGIIIDKFKAFEKVEQILFTETLAYCLSKDYEYGIYKNLIDKQLPKTIHNSLVLQGFKKLNLGDNENPVYVVNMASPITFYADIRTVIKNPFKHNPNIKTKIDRSRKNLRKALTNLYEGNLVITFDRKVLHDILIKKICKQNNVDPIQFNKVNLGGAMCVSFGNMLNQSIIPNTVTKAMHTEKMFYPNMKEYFIGPFPYYNDLDIQVKMIKSFSRPVILIDDILHKGYRNNVIHPLLQKHNVKVQKTIVGLLSARGRELMYRQNRRVDSAYYIPKLRAWFNESLILPFFGGDTIWRGKIPPRNLTPSVNLILPYTWPAFIKGASQQSIYNLSKTCIESSIGILGEIESTYHKLYKRRLSLSSLGEVFISPRCIDYGNDMNYDLNLNPSHYLYNDLDKLDRYYKMFF, encoded by the coding sequence ATGGACAGGAATTTATTTGACAACCTCTATAACTTTATTTCTTACAGATTATTGTCTAAATCCTTTCTAAAGGATAATTATGATAAAAAGAATATATTTAAAGAATATATACAGACTAAAGAATTTAAAGATAAATTAAAAACCCTCAGTGATAACAATGCTTTCTCATGCACTGCTGTATTAAGCTTGTTAGAGGATTTACTTAATAGTTTAAGTCCAAAGCCTCCAGATGATTGGTTAAAGTACATTTATGAATATACATTGCATAAATCATTTCCCCATGGGGTAAAAATAGAACTCCATGAGGAGTTAGATTTCCCCTGCTATATTTACTTACAAACCTTACGAATAGTGTGTCAACTACAAAAGATCTCTAATGATAATACTTGGCAAAGCAAGTATCCCCTTAATTTTTTATCTAGAAGAGAAATAGCATCCCTTGAAGACCCAACAGAATATAAGACCTTTGTAAAATCTTTTAATAATAATTATGTATACGAACTTATGAAATTAAATAGTGAAGTCTTAGGTCATAGCCTTATAGATCATGTATGTGGAGTTCATTATTTAGCCATGTATATATCAAGGCAAATAAAGGAATCTGGCATGAATATAGATTTAGGTCGAGTGTCTGGTTCTACTATTGGTCATGATATAGGAAAACTTGGTTGTATTGATGAAGAAAAGAAAAAGGCAGCTTATCTTCACTATTATTATACGGATTTATGGTTTAATAATAATAATTTAGAGTATATAAGAAATATAGCTGCAAATCACTCTGTGTGGGATTTAGAGTTAGAAAATCTATCTATAGAATCTTTAATACTCATCTATTGTGACTTTAGGGTTAAAAGTATTAATAGAAAAATGCATATAGTATCTATTAATGACGCTTTTAGTGTAATTTTAAACAAACTAGATAATGTGGACACTAAAAAGAAACTTAGATATAAAAGGGTATACAATAAACTAAAGGATTTTGAAGATTTTTTAATTGATAAACACGTAAGTGTTAATCTAGAGGACCCCCCTTTAGCTATGAAAAATGAAAAAAAATTATATTCCCTTATGAATGGAAATGATGTAATAGATAATTTAAAATACTTATCTATTAATTACAATATAGATTTAATGCATACCTTAAGAACTGAATCTTCCCTTGACCTCATATTAAAATCTGCTAGAAGTGAGACATTGGGAACTAATCTTAGAAAATATTTAAGAGTATTTGAAGAATACTCCACCTATTTAACTCAAAATCAAAAGAAAATTGCTCTTACCTTTTTATATGAGCTTTTGACACACCATGAAGATGACATCCGAAAACAAAGTGCAAATATAATAGGAAAATTAATAGGCATATTTGATAACGACTATAGAAAGGATATTCCATCTAAATTTCCCCCCATGAGGGGAGACCTTACTAGTAAGGAAATCCTAGAAAAATATGTTCATATGTTTTTACATCCAGATTATAAAATAATTCCAAACCATAAAAGGTGGATTAGAGAATTATTTGGAGTCATGATCAAATCATTTTTTGAGAATTCTAAATCAACAGAAGCTTTAAACATACATATAGTAGATTATATATCCGTATTAATAAAGGAATATAAAAATCCCACAGAAGACATACTACTTTACTTGATAGATGGTATCATATCCATCCCCCTTAGTGAGCATAGCCCCTATTATGGAAATATAATGGATTTTGTTTTAAATATGTCCATTCATAATATATATAATGTTAGGGTTAATGCCCTCAATAGTTTATTAAATCTTATAGATTCCATCCCTATAACACCTTTTTATAAGAAAAAGATCATGGATATAATAACAAAATTAAACTCTAATGATGACTCCTTAATTGAATATTATCTATCCCAAAAAATAGAAAGTAAAATAACTCCCAATTGCGAAAAATGCCATGTTGTATTAACAAATAATCAAATATCTACTTTGACCCTATCCAATTTAAAATCTGCCACAGATCCAGTGGTTAAAAGAGTTCAAATTGATATACTTCTAAATCATGTTTTAAAAGATAATGATAACGGAAAACTTAGGACAGCTATGCACTTTTGTAATATTTTAAAAGTTAGCTCCTATAATAGGGTGAGAATTCAAGCTGGAGAGTCATTGCTCAAAATAATTTCTTATTTATCTCCTGAAAATAGGAATGAAATAGCTATAGAATTGTTTAGTGCTTTAGAGCTTGCTGAATATCAATTTTCTAAGAGTGTGGCCGATTATCTAGGTAAAATTATTTTAACCCTAAGGCCTAATGAATTAGATGAGTTTATAAAAACTATCAGTACTAAAATTCGTATATCTAATGAAAATATCACATCCCTACATTTAAATGCAATTAGTATTGGTATTGCCAACTATACTAAATACGTAACTGAGTTTAAAGAATCTAATAAGATCCATGATACCAGATTAAAAAATATGCTTAGTATACTCTTAATAAGTTTATCTAACTACAATACTAATGTAAAACAAGTGGCTCTAGAAGTAATTGGTAAAAATATTTTTGGTTCAAAGGATATGACTTTAGAAGAAAAAAATAATATTTTTAAATTAATTAATAAAAAATTATTGACTCTCATAGATACGGACGAAGGTAATATACTTCTCTCCCTGTCTAATACGGCGTCCCTTAATCATATATACAAATTCATGTGTGAGTATATATTTGTAAATGATGAATTTCACGTGGATATACCCACTAAGGTAGCCTTTTTCCCTGGTACCTTTGATCCTTTTTCTGTAAGCCACAAGGAAATTGCCACTAATGTACGTGATTTAGGCTTTGAAGTATACCTTGGTATAGATGAGTTTTCCTGGTCAAAGAGAACTTTGCCTCATAAGCTTAGAAAAAATATAGTTTCCATGTCTATTGCAGGAGAACTTGGCATATATATTTATCCTGAAGATTATCCCGTAAATATTGGAAATAGTCATAATCTAATGAGTTTAAAAAATAACTTTAGGAATTCTGACGTATCCATAGTGGTAGGTAGTGATGTTATATTAAATGCCTCTGCCTATAAAAATAAAACTAAAGGATTTTCCATAAATAATTTTAATCATATAGTTTTTGATAGAAATCAGATCCTAGCTATAAAAAAGCAGGAATTAGAATTTAAGAAAGCCTCACAAAATATAGATGGAACAATTCACATCATAGGCCTTAGCACTCCCTTTGAGGAAGTGAGCTCTACTCAAATAAGGACTAATATAGATAAAAATAGGGATATATCCACTTTGATAGACCCTCTAGCCCAAAACTACATTTATAAAAACGGCTTTTACAGAAGCGAACCTCAATATAAAAGTCCTGCCGGAGAGCTTACTTATGATATTCAGGTAATAAAGGATTTTTCTAAGGAATTAATCGATGAATTGTGTTCATTGTTTGAAGATGATTATAAGAGGTGTAGAATCAATCTCATAAAAGCACTGAGAAAGCCCTCTGCCAGAGTTGTTACCTTAAGGCTTATAAATGACAATTATTCTTTACTAGGTTTTTCTGTCCATCATCTTTGTAGAATCCACGCCCTTTATAATGATTTAAATAATCCTAGAGTATCTGAATATATTAGAGAAAAGGCCAGTGGTAAAATAGCCTTAATAGATGGAATAATCATAGATAAATTTAAAGCCTTTGAAAAGGTTGAACAAATATTGTTCACAGAAACCCTAGCCTACTGCCTTTCAAAGGACTATGAATATGGCATATATAAAAATCTAATAGATAAACAATTACCTAAAACTATTCATAATTCATTAGTTTTACAGGGATTTAAAAAATTAAACCTTGGTGATAATGAAAATCCTGTATATGTGGTAAATATGGCATCTCCCATAACCTTTTATGCAGATATTAGAACTGTTATAAAGAATCCATTTAAGCACAATCCTAATATAAAAACAAAAATAGATAGAAGTAGAAAGAATTTAAGGAAAGCTTTAACTAACCTTTATGAGGGGAACCTTGTAATTACCTTTGATAGGAAGGTTCTTCACGACATTTTAATAAAAAAAATATGCAAACAAAATAATGTGGACCCTATTCAATTTAATAAGGTAAATCTTGGAGGTGCCATGTGTGTATCCTTTGGAAATATGCTCAATCAAAGTATTATTCCCAATACGGTCACAAAGGCCATGCATACGGAGAAGATGTTTTATCCTAACATGAAGGAATATTTCATAGGTCCCTTTCCATATTATAACGATTTAGATATTCAAGTTAAAATGATCAAGTCCTTTAGTAGACCCGTCATATTAATAGACGATATCCTACATAAGGGATATAGGAATAATGTAATCCACCCATTACTTCAAAAACATAATGTGAAAGTTCAAAAGACCATAGTAGGCCTACTATCAGCCCGCGGTCGTGAACTTATGTATAGACAAAATAGAAGGGTGGATTCTGCCTATTATATACCTAAATTAAGAGCCTGGTTTAATGAAAGTTTAATATTACCTTTCTTTGGTGGGGACACTATATGGCGAGGGAAAATCCCTCCAAGAAACTTGACTCCATCAGTAAACCTCATACTTCCATATACCTGGCCGGCCTTTATAAAAGGGGCATCACAACAGAGTATATATAATCTATCAAAGACTTGCATTGAGTCTTCAATAGGTATTTTAGGTGAGATAGAAAGTACTTATCACAAATTGTATAAAAGAAGATTAAGTCTTTCTTCCTTAGGAGAAGTATTCATATCTCCAAGATGCATAGATTATGGTAATGATATGAACTACGATTTAAATTTAAATCCATCCCATTACCTATATAATGATTTAGATAAATTAGATCGATATTATAAAATGTTTTTTTAG